The genomic window TTAGGTAAAAAATATAGATAAATGGGCATAATAATTCTAGATTATAATAATAAATTTTTATGGAGGGAAGTAAATGAAAGTTTTAAAGAAGATATCATTATTATTGGTAATAGCATTATTAATATCAATACCAATAAATATTAATGCAGAAGCTAATAATAAAGAAAAAGTTATATTAATTGATCCAGGTCATGGTGGATTTGATGGTGGCGCTCAATCTAAATCTGGAACTATAGAAAAGGATATTAATCTTAGTATAAGTTTGAAATTAAAAGAAAACCTAGAGAAAAAGGGTTATAAAGTAGAAATAACTAGAAGCGATGATAATGGATTAAATGAAAAGGGAGCTACAATAAGGGAAAAGAAAAGAGAGGATTTAAAAAGAAGATGTGAATTAAAAAAAGAAACAAATTGCGATATTTTTGTATCAATACATCAAAATATGTTTCCTCAATCAAAATGTTATGGTGCACAAGTATGGTATTCATCAAATGATATTAGTAAAAGTTTAGCAAATAGTATTCAAGATTCATTAAAAGAAACAGTAAAAGATAATAATAAAAGAGTTGCTAAACCAGCAGGAGAATCTTATTTAATATTAAGAGATAAATATGAAGGGGCATCTGTTTTAGTAGAATGTGGATTTTTATCTAACCCGGAAGAAGAAAATAAACTTAAGAGTGAAGAGCATCAAAATGCACTTGTAGAAGGAATATCAACAGGAATAGATAAATATTTTGAAAGTGGAGATAGTAATTTGTAAAATTAAGCAATTTCCAGGGAAATAATTTAAAAAGATTAGTTTGATAATTAAAAATAAACTAATCTTTTTTCAATTATTATAAAAAATAGATAATAAAATATATTAGTTTTTAATAAAATGTTGTAAAAAGTAATAAAAAACAATAAACTTAAAATATATTATTTTATGGGGTGATAGATTATGAGAGAAATATCAGTAAATGAAATAGTTAATTCAGTTAAAAAACTGTGTATAGAATCTAATTATTATTTATCAAATGATATAAAGAGGGAGTTAGAAAAAGCTGAATCAGAAGAAAAATGGCCAATTGCAAAAGATATTTTGGAAAAAATAATATTAAACTCTAATATAGCAAATGAAAACGATATACCAATATGCCAGGATACAGGTATGGCATGTGTTTTCATTGAAATTGGACAAGACGTACATATAATTGGAGGAAGTTTAGAAGAAGCAATAAATGAAGGCGTAAGAAAAGGATATGAAGAGGGCTTTTTAAGAAAATCAGTAGTTAAAGATCCAATTAATAGAGTAAATACTAAAGATAATACTCCAGCTGTT from Clostridium septicum includes these protein-coding regions:
- the cwlD gene encoding N-acetylmuramoyl-L-alanine amidase CwlD → MKVLKKISLLLVIALLISIPININAEANNKEKVILIDPGHGGFDGGAQSKSGTIEKDINLSISLKLKENLEKKGYKVEITRSDDNGLNEKGATIREKKREDLKRRCELKKETNCDIFVSIHQNMFPQSKCYGAQVWYSSNDISKSLANSIQDSLKETVKDNNKRVAKPAGESYLILRDKYEGASVLVECGFLSNPEEENKLKSEEHQNALVEGISTGIDKYFESGDSNL